GAAAGAGGTAATTAGACGGTCTGGAATACCAAACAACATGGTGGAAGATGTGGTTATGGGATGTGTCACTCAGGTTGGAGAACAAGCTTTTGATATCGCCCGACAGGCAGCATTGATTGCTGATTATCCAGTAGAAATACCAGGTACTACGATAGATCGTCAATGTGGATCTAGTCAACAAGCTGTACATTTTGCTGCCCAAGCTATTTTGAGCGGTGATATGGAGTGTGTTGTCGCTGCTGGTGTTGAAAGCATGTCACGTGTTCCAATGTTTTCTAACATGCAAGGAGTAGAGTTTAGTGAGAAGTTAACTGATAAATATGACATGATAAATCAAGGTCTTTCTGCCGAGATGATCGCTGAAAAATGGAATATATCAAAAAGCGAACTCGACCAACATGCACTAGAAAGTCACGAAAAAGCAATAATGGCACAAGAAGCCAATAAACTGGGAGATCACATCATGCCTTTGACCGTGAAGCTAGAAGATGGGTCTAAGGTTGAAATGACAAATGACGAAGGTCCAAGGAAAGAAACAAGTGTCGAAAAGCTATCTCAGCTGAATCCAGTATTTAAAGAAAATGGTGTCATAACGGCGGGGAATTCAAGTCAAATTAGTGACGGTGCCGGGGCTATGCTTATTATGTCCAGCGAAAAAGCTAAAGAACTTGATTTCACACCCAAATTCAAAATCCACACAAGAACGGTTGTAGGATCAGATCCAACCCTTATGTTGACAGGTCCTATCGAGGCAACATTTAAAGCAATTAAGAAGGCAAATCTAACACTAGATGATATCGATATCTTTGAAATTAACGAAGCATTTGCAGCGGTAACTTTAGCTTGGTTAAAAGATACAGGAGTCGATCCTAACAAACTTAACCCTAACGGGGGATCTATTGCATTTGGTCATCCTCTTGGAGCGAGTGGAATCAGACTAATGACTACGCTTCTAAGTGAGTTAGAACAGAAAAATTTAAAATACGGTCTCCAATCAATGTGTGAAGGACATGGGATGGCAAATGCTACTATAATTGAGAGGCTATAAAAAAAATTGAGTAGTTTAAATAAAGAATCCTTATTGAAAAAAAATCAATAAGGATTCCTTCATTTATTGGCACCATTCACGTATATTTAGAAAGCTTCTGAGAATAACCTCCAATCGAACGATTGCCCTAGTGCAAAGATGGTCGGTTATTTCAAATTTCTAATAAATATCGCCTTGCATTGCATCTAAATAATCTTGTCTTATCTCCGACAATGTTTTATTAAATTCACAATTTTCCCCCTCATTTATGATAAGGTTCCCCTCTATTTATCCTAAACGCTCGATAAACCTGCTCCAATAGAATCAACCTCATTAACTGGTGTGGATAAGTCATTTTGCTGAAGGAGACCACTAGGTCGCTTCTTTTTTTGACTTCTTCACTTAACCCCAATGATCCACCAATCACAAAAGCGATTTTGCTCTTACCATATGTAGCTAATTCATCTAACTTCGCTGCGAACTTTTCAGACGTTAACATCTTACCTTCGATCTCCAAAGTGATTACGTATGTATCTGTGGATAACTTTGTTAATATCTTTTCGCCTTCTTTGTTTTTGATGATTTCTTCATCGGCTTCACTGAGGTGATCGGGGGCTTGTTCATCGGGAATTTCTTCGATTTTGACCTTGGCGTAGCTCTTGAGCCGCTTCAGATACTCATCGATTCCTTGCTTTAAGTACTTCTCTTTTAACTTTCCTACTGAAATGATTGTTATATTCAATTGTAGTTCTCCTTTCACTTGTGGATAATCCGAACATTTTTTAAAAAACGAACACATGCGCTTACCTTTAATTGTGGGTTCTTTACATAAGCTTAACATTTTTACGAACGTTGGACGATTTTTCATTTTACTATTGCTTTTTTTATAAACGTGTGAACATGTTGGTATATAAGTTATTCACTTAATCCACAAGGTTATCCACATTATCTGTGTACATGACGGATGAACTTGGGGACTTTTGTTGATTATCCTTGAATAACCCTACTTATCCACAGGTTTATCAACATATCAACATATGTTCGTGCTATATATGGGTATCTATATAAAAAAGGACACAATATATCTTCACCACGAATTTTATTACTCACAATTTGTGTACAAGTGAATGAATATTGTGCATAACCTACATTTCCGAACAATAAAGTTAAAACAACGCTTTATAATTAACCATCAAATGCGCTCTTTCCTACATAAATAAACAAAAGTCCACCCAAAAATTGAGTGGACTCGCTATTAAAATTCTTGTGCTGATAAAGTTGCTGTGGTCTCTTGCAGTTCACCATCACGATAGTATGTGATTGTGAGCTCTTCACCTGGTTCTGTTTCATTATATAGATATTGTCTCAGTTCTAACACGTTCGTAATGGTCTCACCGTTCAGTTCAACGATGACATCATATTGTTCCAGTCCTGCCTGATCAGCTGGTGATACATTTTCAACAGCATCGACAATGACTCCACTTTCCACATCATCTGGTAAGTCCAATGTGTTCTGCCAGTGGTACTGAGCGACATCTGATAAGGAATAAGGTGTAATACCTAAATACGAACGGCTGACAGCTCCGTTTTCTTCAAGTTGATCAATGACCGGACGAGCATAGTCAATTGGAATAGCGAAGCCTAATCCTTCAACTTGTGCTGCCCCGATCTTTAATGAGTTGATACCAATCAATTGACCTTCCATGTTCACAAGAGCTCCCCCTGAATTACCAGGGTTGATCGCTGCATCCGTCTGTAATACTTCTGCTTGCCAATCTGGACGTCCATCTTGGTTTAAGTCTTGTGGAATCAATCGTTCTTTACCACTAATGATCCCTTGCGTCACAGACCCCGCAAATTGTAAGCCGAGTGGGTTCCCGATTGCTAGTACGGGTTCACCTACGTTCAATTCGTCAGAGTTCCCGAACTCGATCGTTTCCTCTACGTTGGAAGCATCAACGGTTAATACGGCCAAATCCGTATAGACATCTCCACCAACTACTTCCGCTTCTACTTGTTCTTCATCAGCAAACACGATCTCAACTGTGCTTGCCCCTTGAATGACGTGGTAGTTCGTCACGATGTAAGCTCGGTCATCTTGGACTTTATAGATGACTCCTGACCCTGTTCCAGCCTGTTCATCATCTCTCTCAGATGATTGTCCAAAGATATTCTGGCTTTGTTGGATGTTCACGACTCCAACGACCGTGTTTGAAACGCCTTGCACCACTTCTGTAGCTTGAGAACTGATGTCTACACTAACAGACTTCGATTCCCCTTCACCTTGATCACCCGCATCGTCCTGTTCCACATTTTCATCATCGACATCTTGGACGGATATTTCATAAGGTAAAAAATTCGCTTTAACTAATGTCGGGAGAGCTAATATTATAAGCACAATACCTAATACTAACCCCACTAATGTAGGTAAAAGCCAACCCCGTTTCGACTTTAGCCTTCTGTTCATATGATGATCATCATAATAACCCATCAATTCCACCTCACGTTTTTAATAAAAGGCTTTTAAATATGATAGATAGGTGTCGGCTCATCAGGGCTTGTGTCTTTCAACTCAAATTGCTCACCAACACCGAAATCATGCTTCTTAAGTATTTGCTCGACACTCATACGTGCGAGATCGACCATATTATTATCTTTGCTCAAATGTCCCAAATAAATTCGCTTTGTTTTATCACCAATGACATCTTGCATAGCGATTGCAGCATCTTCATTACTAACATGCCCCAAATCACTCAAAATTCTCCGCTTCACATTCCATGGATATCTGCCCATTTGCAGCATACTGACATCATGATTGGCTTCAAACAAATAAGCATCCGCGTTTCCGATGATTTTTTTCATCCGTTCGGATACATACCCGGTGTCCGTCAGCATCGACATCTTTTTCCCTTCATAATGGAACGTATAGAACATCGGGTCTACAGCGTCATGTGAGACGCCGAAGCTCTCTATATCCAAACCACTGAAGGACTGTACGGATTCCATCGGAAAGACGAACTTTTGTTCATTGCTGACTTCTCCGAGAGCAGATTCCATCGCAACCCATGTTTTCTCATTTGCATAAATAGGTAGTTGGAATCTTCGAGCTAGAATGCCCAAGCCTTTGATATGATCGCTGTGCTCGTGGGTGACTAGAATCCCGTCTAACTCTTTAGGGTCGACATTGATCTTATCTAATTTTTCCTTGATCTTCTTACCGCTTAATCCAGCATCTACGAGTAATTTGACTTTATCTGTTCCTATATAAAAAGAATTGCCCGAACTTCCTGATGCTAAAACGCTGAAATGTATGCTCATTCTGTTTCACTCCGAAATGCTTCTTCTAATTGTTGTTGGATAACCGCCTTGATACTTGTGACAAATTTACCTTCATCATTCGAGATGAACTGGCCTTCCATCGCATTGACAAAATAAGAATGTTCATCATTTATCGTAAGCTTCCAAGTGGGTGCAAAAACCTGCATCCCTTCCTCTAATGGAAATAGCGTATGGTAGCCTAACTTCATCTCTGTGACTTCGTCTTCTGCAGATAACGCATTGTTGTTATAAATCACTTCTACGGCACTCATAGGATCGATGACGGTTTGTTCTTCACTTTGGTTCTCGAGCTCACCTAATAACGTTTGCCCATACTGGATGGCTTGTCCTTCATCATTGAGAACGACCGCTAACAAACCATATTCGTTAAAATAAACGAGTCGGTCATTCTGTTGTTGGAAAAATAGCAATACATTTTCCTCTTCATAATGACGCCAGAATTGATAATTATCACCTTGGATGATGTTGCTTTTTATATCCGAGACCGATTGGTCGAAATTGTTTTCTAGATCCAAGTCGATCGGCTCATTAAATTCACTTAATAAAATTTCATTATTAGACAGTGGAAGGGTCTCTTGATTTTCAAACCCATCTAGTTGCTCGAAATCTTCTTCTGACCACTGATATCTTTCCGCCGCAACATAAGTTGCCGTTTGGCCGCTTTCTGGTAGTTCTCCAAGTTCAATGTCTAGAGCATCTAACCGATCCTGAAATGTCGACTGGGCAAGTGTATCTAAGTCCGATTCATTCATTTTTTCTAAAAACTGTTGGAGCAGAAAGAAGTTGAGAATAAGGAAGCTGAT
Above is a window of Halalkalibacillus sediminis DNA encoding:
- the rlmH gene encoding 23S rRNA (pseudouridine(1915)-N(3))-methyltransferase RlmH; translated protein: MNITIISVGKLKEKYLKQGIDEYLKRLKSYAKVKIEEIPDEQAPDHLSEADEEIIKNKEGEKILTKLSTDTYVITLEIEGKMLTSEKFAAKLDELATYGKSKIAFVIGGSLGLSEEVKKRSDLVVSFSKMTYPHQLMRLILLEQVYRAFRINRGEPYHK
- a CDS encoding thiolase family protein; translation: MREAFIVEAVRTPVGKRKGLLSNIRAEELAAEPLKEVIRRSGIPNNMVEDVVMGCVTQVGEQAFDIARQAALIADYPVEIPGTTIDRQCGSSQQAVHFAAQAILSGDMECVVAAGVESMSRVPMFSNMQGVEFSEKLTDKYDMINQGLSAEMIAEKWNISKSELDQHALESHEKAIMAQEANKLGDHIMPLTVKLEDGSKVEMTNDEGPRKETSVEKLSQLNPVFKENGVITAGNSSQISDGAGAMLIMSSEKAKELDFTPKFKIHTRTVVGSDPTLMLTGPIEATFKAIKKANLTLDDIDIFEINEAFAAVTLAWLKDTGVDPNKLNPNGGSIAFGHPLGASGIRLMTTLLSELEQKNLKYGLQSMCEGHGMANATIIERL
- a CDS encoding two-component system regulatory protein YycI; its protein translation is MQWGQIKSIFIISFLILNFFLLQQFLEKMNESDLDTLAQSTFQDRLDALDIELGELPESGQTATYVAAERYQWSEEDFEQLDGFENQETLPLSNNEILLSEFNEPIDLDLENNFDQSVSDIKSNIIQGDNYQFWRHYEEENVLLFFQQQNDRLVYFNEYGLLAVVLNDEGQAIQYGQTLLGELENQSEEQTVIDPMSAVEVIYNNNALSAEDEVTEMKLGYHTLFPLEEGMQVFAPTWKLTINDEHSYFVNAMEGQFISNDEGKFVTSIKAVIQQQLEEAFRSETE
- a CDS encoding MBL fold metallo-hydrolase — its product is MSIHFSVLASGSSGNSFYIGTDKVKLLVDAGLSGKKIKEKLDKINVDPKELDGILVTHEHSDHIKGLGILARRFQLPIYANEKTWVAMESALGEVSNEQKFVFPMESVQSFSGLDIESFGVSHDAVDPMFYTFHYEGKKMSMLTDTGYVSERMKKIIGNADAYLFEANHDVSMLQMGRYPWNVKRRILSDLGHVSNEDAAIAMQDVIGDKTKRIYLGHLSKDNNMVDLARMSVEQILKKHDFGVGEQFELKDTSPDEPTPIYHI
- a CDS encoding S1C family serine protease, with amino-acid sequence MGYYDDHHMNRRLKSKRGWLLPTLVGLVLGIVLIILALPTLVKANFLPYEISVQDVDDENVEQDDAGDQGEGESKSVSVDISSQATEVVQGVSNTVVGVVNIQQSQNIFGQSSERDDEQAGTGSGVIYKVQDDRAYIVTNYHVIQGASTVEIVFADEEQVEAEVVGGDVYTDLAVLTVDASNVEETIEFGNSDELNVGEPVLAIGNPLGLQFAGSVTQGIISGKERLIPQDLNQDGRPDWQAEVLQTDAAINPGNSGGALVNMEGQLIGINSLKIGAAQVEGLGFAIPIDYARPVIDQLEENGAVSRSYLGITPYSLSDVAQYHWQNTLDLPDDVESGVIVDAVENVSPADQAGLEQYDVIVELNGETITNVLELRQYLYNETEPGEELTITYYRDGELQETTATLSAQEF